One Mycolicibacterium doricum genomic window, TCACCCGCGATCAGGGCGCCGAAGATGAGCAGCGAGTCCAGGATGGAGTGGAACATCTGGAGTCCGGCCAGCATGAATGCCCCGGCGACGGCCGCGGCGACCTTCCCCAGCATCGAGTCGGTGCCGTGCTGCATGCGGGTCATCAGCGTGATGACCATGCCGCCGAGCAGCGCGAGGGCGAAGGTCTTTGCCGACAGCGGCGCCGTCGCGTAATGGCCCGCCGATTCGATGGTCTGCTCGTGCAACTGGGGGAACGCCGTCATGATCAGCAGCATCAGCACCCAGCCGCCGACGAGGTTGGCCGCCAGCGTGCCGCCCCACAGCTTGAACAGCTGCGCGACGCTGGCCCGTTTGGCCACCACGGTGGTGACGGGGACCAGGAAGCCTTCGGTGAACAGCTCGCTGCGTCCCAGCAGCAGCGCGAGGAATCCGATCGAGAACGCCAGCCCCGCCAGCAGCGGATTCTGCGTCTCGTGCAGCACGTACAGGTAGGCCAGCACACCGACGGCGATCTCGGTGCCTCCGAAGAATCCGGTGACCAGCACTTCACGCCAGCCGCGGTGCAGCCGCTGGGTGCCCTCGTCCACCATCCGCCGGAAAGCGTGTTCGAGGGCGTCCTCGATGGGGCTGTCCGAGTCGCCCAGCTGGCGCTGGCTGGTTTCACTCACGATCGATCCTCACGGTTAGGGAGAACCGCACGGGTACCCGATGAGGGAGCAGTCAAGCAACCGCGCTGCTCAGGTTTCCTCGATGACCGCGACGGCGGCCGCGGTATCCCCCTCGTGTGTGAGCGACACGTGGATGGTCGCCTCCCGGAGGTGCTCGGCGATGTCACCGGTGAGCCGCACCTTCGGCCGGCCCCACATGTCGGTGACCACCTCGATGTCGCGATGGATGCCCTCCGGAAGCGCGGGCCGCTTGGCGAACCGCGATCCCGACCACGCCTTGATGACGGCTTCCTTGGCCGCCCACCGCGCGGCCAGGTGCCGCGCCGCCGACGAGCTCTTGTCGGCGGCGTCGCGGCGCTCCCCCGGGGTGAACGTCTCGGCGAACACCGTCCCCGGCCGGTCGACCTGCTCCGCGAAATCCGGAATGGAAACCAGGTCGATGCCCACGCCGACTATCGCCACGCGCGGAAGGTTATCAGCGGACGTACACGTCACCGTCGCCGAGCCTCGACGCGGCGTCGAGCAGCATCGCCGCCTCTTGGCGCTTCTCGGGCACGTCGTTGCTGAACCGGCGGTCGGCGGGCCGCTCGTACATCGGCCGCCCACCGGCGATCGCCGACGCCAGCCTGCGCTGACCCGCCAGCATGCGTTGCTCGGCTCGGCGGACGTAGTCCTCCCGCTGCTCGCGGTCGAGCGTCGCGAGGAACGCCTGTGGATGTACCAGCGCGATCAGCCCGGAGACGTGACCGAATCCCAGGCTGGTCACCAGACCTGCCTTGAGCGGGAACTTCTCACCCATCCGCAGCGTTTCCCGCGGCCACACGAAGTGCCCCGAGGTCGCCATCTCGTCGTCCACACAGTCCAGGCTGCGGTTCGGCGGGATGACCCCGTCGCGCAGCACCTGGCACAGGCCCATCATCTGGAAGACAGCGGCACCGCCCTTGGAGTGGCCGGTCAGCGTCTTCTGGCTGACGATGAACAGCGGCGCACCGTCGGACCGGCCCATCGAGTCGGCGAGTCGTTCGTGCAGTTCGGTTTCGTTGGGGTCGTTGGCCAGCGTCGAGGTGTCGTGCTTGTAGATCACCGAGATGTCGTCGGCACCGACCCCGAGCTTGGCCAGCGAGCGGGCCAGCACCGAATCCTTGCCGCCACGGCCGG contains:
- a CDS encoding formate/nitrite transporter family protein, which produces MSETSQRQLGDSDSPIEDALEHAFRRMVDEGTQRLHRGWREVLVTGFFGGTEIAVGVLAYLYVLHETQNPLLAGLAFSIGFLALLLGRSELFTEGFLVPVTTVVAKRASVAQLFKLWGGTLAANLVGGWVLMLLIMTAFPQLHEQTIESAGHYATAPLSAKTFALALLGGMVITLMTRMQHGTDSMLGKVAAAVAGAFMLAGLQMFHSILDSLLIFGALIAGDAPFGYSDWLWWFAYTLVGNILGGLGLVTLLRLLRTKDRLQQERRAVESD
- the acpS gene encoding holo-ACP synthase AcpS, which translates into the protein MAIVGVGIDLVSIPDFAEQVDRPGTVFAETFTPGERRDAADKSSSAARHLAARWAAKEAVIKAWSGSRFAKRPALPEGIHRDIEVVTDMWGRPKVRLTGDIAEHLREATIHVSLTHEGDTAAAVAVIEET